The following are encoded in a window of Vigna unguiculata cultivar IT97K-499-35 chromosome 8, ASM411807v1, whole genome shotgun sequence genomic DNA:
- the LOC114193947 gene encoding probable amino acid permease 7: MENEAHSMSSDIGIGVNEKMVEALESSDNIPLLLTNSGSLKRTGTVWTAVAHIVTGVIGSGVLSLPWSTAQLGWLAGPLSVILIASITLFSSFLLCNTYRHPHPEHGPNRSASYLDVVHLHLGISNGRLSGLLVNISLYGFAIAFVITTAISLRTIQHSFCYHNEGSEASCEFADAYYMLLFGVIQIILSQIPNFHNIEWLSVVAAIMSFTYSFIGMGLSIAQIIDKGHAEGSIGGISTSSGTEKLWLVSQALGDISFSFPFSTIIMEIQDTLKSPPPENQTMKKASVIAVTVTTFMYLSCGGAGYAAFGDNTPGNLLTGFESSKSSYWLVNFANVCIVVHLVGSYQVYSQPLFATVESWFRFNFPDSEFMNHTYILKLPLLPAFELNFLSLTFRTAYVASTVVIAMVFPYFNQILGVLGSMIFWPLTIYFPVEIYLNQSSTVPWTTKWVLLRTFSIVGFVFGLFTLTGCIKGIVAQKIG, translated from the exons ATGGAGAATGAGGCACATAGCATGTCATCTGATATAGGAATAGGTGTGAATGAGAAGATGGTTGAGGCACTTGAGTCAAGTGACAACATCCCACTGTTGCTCACCAATTCTGGCTCTCTCAAAAGGACAG GGACGGTGTGGACAGCAGTGGCACACATAGTGACTGGGGTGATAGGATCCGGAGTGCTGTCTCTGCCGTGGAGCACTGCACAGCTTGGTTGGCTTGCAGGACCACTCTCAGTCATTCTCATTGCTTCCATCACTCtgttctcttcttttcttctatGCAACACTTATCGCCATCCCCATCCTGAACATGGCCCAAATAGGAGTGCTTCCTACCTTGATGTTGTCCATCTGCATTTAG GAATAAGTAATGGGCGGCTCAGTGGTCTTCTTGTGAATATAAGTTTGTATGGTTTTGCAATCGCCTTCGTCATTACAACAGCTATCAGCTTAAG AACAATACAACATTCATTTTGTTACCACAACGAAGGGAGTGAAGCATCATGTGAATTTGCAGATGCATATTACATGCTGCTTTTTGGCGTTATCCAAATTATTCTCTCACAGATACCCAACTTCCATAACATTGAATGGTTGTCGGTTGTTGCTGCAATTATGTCCTTTACTTATTCTTTCATAGGAATGGGGCTTTCCATTGCACAAATCATAG ACAAAGGACATGCTGAGGGTAGCATTGGAGGAATCAGTACCTCCAGTGGAACTGAAAAGTTATGGCTGGTTTCTCAAGCACTTGGTGACATATCATTCTCATTTCCGTTCTCAACAATTATTATGGAAATACAG GATACTTTGAAATCACCTCCACCTGAAAACCAAACCATGAAGAAGGCCTCAGTAATTGCGGTCACTGTCACAACATTTATGTACCTCAGTTGTGGAGGTGCTGGATATGCTGCCTTTGGTGATAATACACCAGGAAACCTTTTAACAGGGTTTGAATCCTCTAAGTCGTCTTACTGGCTTGTGAACTTTGCTAACGTTTGTATAGTGGTTCACCTAGTTGGTTCATATCAG GTGTATAGCCAGCCACTTTTTGCCACTGTTGAGAGTTGGTTCCGTTTTAATTTCCCGGATAGTGAATTTATGAATCACACATATATCTTGAAACTCCCGTTGCTACCAGCCTTTGAACTTAATTTTCTCAGCCTGACTTTCAGAACTGCTTATGTTGCATCCACAGTTGTGATTGCAATGGTCTTTCCCTACTTCAACCAGATTTTGGGGGTTCTGGGTAGCATGATTTTTTGGCCATTGACCATATATTTTCCTGTGGAAATATATTTGAATCAATCCTCTACTGTACCATGGACGACTAAGTGGGTCCTGCTTCGAACTTTCAGCATTGTTGGCTTTGTTTTTGGATTGTTCACTCTCACTGGATGTATTAAAGGAATAGTAGCTCAAAAAATTGGCTGA
- the LOC114193948 gene encoding nuclear transcription factor Y subunit A-9-like — protein sequence MQSKSETTNPPRSNPQSFTPSNVYSEPWWRGIHPHYKPVPPQAMSGVNASNSSSLERPPQAMSVVNASNSSSLERPNGDSESSEDQSLSNNGVNEEDDDVTKESQPTAPNQPGSYGQDQQAMLHSSSSAPSRRDDCVPPHAPQLELISHSFGYAPFIGMPHARMALPLEMAQEPVYVNAKQYQGILRRRQARAKAELEKKLIKVRKPYLHESRHQHAMRRARGNGGRFAKKTEVEASKHTNKEKNMGAAGPVSVNSSDSAKTWNSASVQQDARGSQVHERFEKHNYANVLQSSSAFCLHSGERVEEGDCSGQQRGSISSEQSSQRRLAIQ from the exons ATGCAATCAAAATCTGAAACTACCAATCCGCCTAGGTCTAATCCACAATCCTTTACGCCTAGCAATGTTTATTCTGAACCCTGGTGGCGTGGTATTCATCCTCATTACAAACCTGTTCCTCCACAAGCAATGTCAGGAGTGAACGCATCAAATTCATCATCACTTGAACGTCCTCCACAAGCAATGTCAGTAGTGAACGCATCAAATTCATCATCACTTGAACGTCCTAATGGCGATTCAGAATCCAGTGAAGATCAATCTTTGTCCAACAATGGGGTGAATGAGGAAGACGATGATGTCACCAAAGAATCACAACCCACTGCTCCTAATCAACCAG GAAGTTATGGACAAGACCAACAAGCCATGCTGCATTCTTCATCATCTGCACCTTCTAGGCGTGATGACTGCGTTCCACCACATGCTCCACAACTAGAACTTATTAGCCATTCATTT GGATATGCTCCTTTTATAGGAATGCCTCATGCTAGAATGGCTTTGCCGCTTGAGATGGCTCAAGAGCCTGTTTATGTGAATGCCAAACAGTACCAAGGAATTCTGAGACGAAGACAGGCTCGTGCTAAAGCAGAGCTTGAAAAGAAACTAATAAAAGTCAGAAAG CCATATCTTCATGAATCTCGTCATCAGCATGCTATGAGAAGAGCAAGAGGTAACGGAGGGCGTTTTGCAAAGAAAACTGAGGTCGAAGCTTCCAAACATACGAACAAGGAAAAGAATATGGGTGCTGCAGGTCCAGTTTCAGTTAATTCATCTGATTCTGCTAAGACATGGAACTCTGCCAGTGTGCAACAAGACGCAAGAGGTTCTCAGGTGCATGAGAGATTTGAGAAACACAACTATGCAAATGTTTTGCAGTCATCATCTGCGTTCTGTTTGCACTCCGGTGAGAGAGTAGAGGAAGGGGACTGTTCAGGTCAACAACGGGGAAGCATCTCCTCTGAGCAAAGCTCACAGAGGCGTCTTGCTATTCAGTAA
- the LOC114193949 gene encoding chaperonin-like RbcX protein 2, chloroplastic translates to MVGGVSVVVESHTCPCLCVEALSTTTTLSVVCNSLSLTLKRKHLQTRETMKLTTSFLQNHTVNTTLKNQSRHKKRTKTLTIVNELGGQYEDTFHDVKKQILNYFTYKAVRTVLNQLYEMNPPQYTWFYNFVATNDPADRKPFLRSLGKERHELAERVMITRLHLYGKWIKKCNHAEIYQEIHDENLELMRERLMETVIWPSDDSNT, encoded by the exons ATGGTGGGTGGTGTATCTGTTGTGGTGGAGTCGCACACTTGTCCATGTTTGTGCGTGGAAGCTCTGAGCACCACCACCACTCTCAGTGTTGTCTGCAATAGTCTCAGTCTCACTCTCAAGAGGAAACACTTGCAGACACGTGAAACCATGAAACTCACCACTTCCTTCCTTCAGAACCACACTGTTAACACAACTTTGAAGAATCAGAGCAGGCACAAGAAGAGAACCAAAACACTCACTATTGTCAACGAGCTCGGTGGCCAATATGAGGACACTTTTCACGATGTTAAAAAG CAAATACTCAATTATTTCACATACAAGGCTGTGAGGACTGTTCTTAATCAGTTGTATGAGATGAATCCACCTCAATATACGTGGTTCTATAA TTTCGTTGCAACAAACGATCCAGCGGATAGGAAACCTTTCTTACGATCCCTGGGGAAG GAGCGACATGAACTTGCTGAAAGAGTGATGATAACACGGCTTCACCTTTATGGCAAATGGATCAAG AAATGTAATCACGCTGAGATATATCAAGAAATACATGATGAAAACTTGGAGTTGATGAGGGAAAGGCTTATGGAAACTGTAATATGGCCTTCAGATGACTCAAACACATGA